A window of the Synechococcus sp. LTW-R genome harbors these coding sequences:
- a CDS encoding lytic transglycosylase domain-containing protein, which yields MAQRPLSAERRQSLVGTALIGLCCLGTGVALAAGRAWLVHLAPPLTPNSSAAELSRNRRRSLDPDRRRDAALLLSAQAGSTPERRRAWLQSQGWGNHASSRVLAAISLKRAALAAQASGRPQEGQALWRELLRRFPQAPASADALYALGRQQPQLRRTLLERFAAHPAALAAALEAGDALHLARWGARWPGAEALLLRTCDEQPATLRADDQQLLAAGLVQLGRSEQALSCLGETTPTAELQLRLAQGMLRGSRAQQTQAEARLLSLAKSGGPEGLEAARLLAQSPAAGAVAVLHQLPPSLQDSAPVQARLAEAGQRDPASVLARWPNDPASWELQWREARKALLQRDWSQAQRWLDALKSATLPAPLAARQLFWRGWTAQQQGDQASAEQFWRATQRTQPLGYYSWRASERLGDSRNDDAKGEPHQAWQPLNSGDARIDALWQRGQALEAWESWRTKQGGQAPSSPEEFLIEGRLRTAIGDDWTGLGQLERASFRLPQIGCREQLERERQLHPLRFSKELTDASEDSGVDLALLLAVAKQESRFSPSVRSGAGASGLLQLMPATAGELAGESLDHQALSDPGRNGALGAAYLKQLLSGAGGNLFQAIASYNAGPGAVGGWLTRGGFDLQREPELWTEAIPYPETRLYTKKVLGNAWSYRQQGRSAEELCR from the coding sequence TTGGCCCAGCGCCCGCTTTCGGCTGAACGACGCCAAAGTCTGGTCGGCACGGCCCTCATTGGCCTGTGCTGCCTGGGAACCGGCGTCGCCCTAGCGGCCGGGCGCGCGTGGTTGGTGCACCTCGCCCCGCCCCTCACCCCAAACAGCAGCGCCGCCGAGCTCAGCCGCAACCGGCGCCGGAGCCTGGATCCCGATCGGCGCCGCGATGCCGCCCTGCTGCTCAGTGCCCAAGCGGGCAGCACGCCCGAGCGGCGCCGCGCTTGGCTGCAGAGCCAGGGCTGGGGCAACCACGCCAGCAGCCGGGTCCTCGCGGCGATCAGCCTCAAACGAGCCGCCCTCGCGGCCCAAGCCAGTGGCCGGCCCCAGGAAGGCCAAGCCCTCTGGAGGGAGTTGCTGCGGCGCTTCCCGCAGGCGCCCGCTAGTGCCGATGCCCTCTATGCCCTCGGCCGGCAGCAACCCCAACTGCGGCGCACCCTGCTGGAGCGCTTTGCGGCCCACCCAGCGGCCCTCGCGGCGGCGCTGGAGGCCGGCGATGCCCTGCATCTCGCCCGCTGGGGAGCCCGCTGGCCCGGCGCCGAAGCACTCCTCCTGCGAACTTGCGACGAACAACCAGCCACGCTCCGCGCTGACGACCAACAGTTGCTGGCTGCAGGCTTAGTGCAACTGGGGCGCAGCGAGCAGGCATTGAGCTGCTTGGGGGAGACCACCCCGACGGCCGAACTGCAGCTGCGCCTGGCCCAAGGGATGTTGCGGGGGAGCCGCGCCCAACAAACCCAAGCCGAAGCACGGCTGCTGAGCCTCGCCAAAAGCGGAGGCCCCGAAGGATTGGAGGCCGCCCGGCTCTTGGCGCAATCTCCGGCCGCCGGAGCCGTGGCCGTTCTGCACCAGCTGCCACCGTCGCTCCAGGACAGTGCCCCCGTTCAGGCGCGCCTTGCGGAAGCCGGTCAACGCGATCCAGCGTCCGTGCTCGCGCGCTGGCCGAACGATCCCGCCAGTTGGGAGCTGCAGTGGCGCGAGGCCCGCAAAGCGTTGCTCCAGCGGGACTGGAGCCAAGCGCAGCGCTGGCTGGATGCGCTCAAGAGCGCAACCCTGCCCGCCCCCTTGGCGGCACGCCAGCTGTTCTGGCGCGGTTGGACCGCCCAGCAGCAAGGGGACCAGGCGAGCGCGGAGCAGTTCTGGCGCGCAACCCAGCGAACCCAACCGCTCGGCTACTACAGCTGGAGGGCCAGCGAACGGCTGGGTGACAGCCGCAACGACGACGCCAAGGGAGAGCCGCATCAGGCATGGCAGCCATTAAATAGCGGGGATGCCCGAATCGACGCGCTCTGGCAACGGGGCCAGGCCCTCGAAGCCTGGGAGAGCTGGCGCACCAAGCAAGGCGGCCAGGCCCCGAGCAGCCCTGAGGAGTTCTTGATCGAGGGCCGGCTGCGCACGGCGATCGGGGATGACTGGACCGGCCTGGGACAACTCGAGCGAGCCAGCTTTCGCCTCCCGCAAATCGGCTGCAGGGAACAACTGGAACGGGAGCGCCAACTCCACCCGCTGCGCTTCTCCAAGGAGCTCACAGACGCCAGCGAAGACAGCGGTGTCGATCTCGCCCTCTTGCTGGCAGTCGCCAAGCAGGAATCACGCTTCAGCCCCAGCGTGCGCTCAGGGGCCGGAGCCAGCGGGCTGCTGCAACTGATGCCGGCGACCGCCGGCGAATTGGCCGGGGAATCCCTCGACCATCAAGCGCTGAGCGATCCCGGACGCAACGGCGCCCTCGGAGCGGCGTATCTCAAGCAACTCCTCAGCGGCGCCGGAGGGAACCTGTTCCAGGCGATCGCCAGCTACAACGCGGGGCCCGGTGCGGTCGGCGGCTGGCTGACCCGTGGAGGCTTTGATCTCCAGCGCGAACCCGAGCTCTGGACCGAAGCCATCCCCTATCCCGAAACCAGGCTCTACACGAAAAAAGTGCTGGGCAATGCCTGGAGCTACCGGCAGCAGGGCCGCAGCGCCGAAGAGCTCTGCCGCTGA
- a CDS encoding NIL domain-containing protein has product MKRRITLHFPREAVHQPITYRLAVEFDIAAKILRAQIAPNQSGTMVVELSGDIDDLDAAEQWLEGQGLGLNRASGEIAIDPQRCVDCGICTSVCPSGALSCTAPAWRLTFNAQRCLVCEQCIPSCPFEAIALVLDQAVGAAQ; this is encoded by the coding sequence GTGAAACGCCGCATCACCCTTCACTTCCCCCGGGAAGCGGTGCATCAGCCGATCACCTACCGCCTCGCGGTGGAATTCGACATCGCCGCCAAGATCCTGCGGGCTCAGATCGCGCCCAACCAGAGCGGAACGATGGTCGTGGAGCTCTCGGGCGATATCGACGATCTGGACGCGGCCGAGCAGTGGCTGGAGGGTCAGGGTCTGGGCCTGAACCGGGCCTCCGGCGAGATTGCGATTGATCCGCAGCGTTGTGTGGACTGCGGGATCTGCACCAGCGTTTGCCCGAGCGGAGCCCTGAGTTGCACGGCTCCTGCGTGGCGGCTGACGTTCAACGCCCAGCGTTGCCTGGTCTGCGAGCAATGCATCCCCTCATGTCCGTTTGAGGCGATCGCTCTGGTGTTGGATCAAGCTGTGGGCGCTGCCCAGTGA
- the glmM gene encoding phosphoglucosamine mutase encodes MHSPVMSPLGAPFPSGTASFGTDGIRGRVGQVITPALALQVGYWCGRVLPAGGPIVLGMDSRSSSPMLVAALAAGLTAAGREVLDIGLCPTPAVPGAIRQLGASGGLMVSASHNPPHDNGIKVFGACGAKLAKQQQAEIEAGLHGGGDVLSGFSANGRLEQRPDLLSDYRQRLLESVGSARLDGAKVVLDLCWGSATSCGESVFRELGADLTVIHGEPDGTRINQGCGSTHLEALQAAVTAQGAAMGFAFDGDADRMLAVDGRGRVVDGDQILYLWGQALMAEGALPENRIVATVMSNLGFERAWQARGGVLERTAVGDQYVHAAMEELGASLGGEQSGHILSARYGMSGDGLLTALQVASLIQAQGGSLSDWLDGSFQPYPQKLVNVTVPDRSKRTRWETCLPLLQEVQAAEAAMAGSGRVLVRASGTEPLLRVMVEAAEQADVDHWSRHLAELADQHLNAA; translated from the coding sequence ATTCACTCGCCCGTCATGTCTCCACTTGGGGCGCCATTCCCTTCTGGTACGGCGAGTTTTGGCACCGATGGCATCCGTGGCCGCGTCGGTCAGGTGATCACACCGGCCTTGGCGCTGCAGGTTGGCTACTGGTGCGGTCGAGTCCTGCCCGCCGGCGGTCCCATCGTCTTGGGGATGGACTCCCGCAGTAGCAGTCCGATGTTGGTGGCTGCCCTGGCTGCGGGCCTCACGGCTGCGGGGCGAGAGGTGCTGGATATCGGTCTGTGTCCCACCCCCGCCGTGCCTGGGGCCATTCGCCAGCTCGGTGCCAGTGGCGGTCTGATGGTTTCAGCCAGCCATAACCCACCCCACGACAACGGGATCAAGGTCTTTGGTGCGTGCGGCGCCAAGCTGGCCAAGCAACAGCAGGCGGAGATCGAAGCCGGCCTGCATGGCGGCGGTGATGTCCTCAGCGGCTTCAGTGCCAACGGACGGCTCGAGCAGCGACCGGATCTGCTGAGCGATTACCGCCAGCGCCTGCTGGAGAGCGTGGGTTCCGCTCGGCTGGATGGTGCCAAGGTGGTGCTCGATCTCTGCTGGGGTTCGGCGACGAGCTGCGGTGAAAGCGTCTTCCGTGAGTTGGGCGCTGATCTGACGGTGATCCATGGCGAGCCCGATGGCACCCGGATTAACCAGGGCTGCGGCAGCACCCACCTCGAAGCGCTTCAGGCCGCGGTGACGGCCCAAGGCGCTGCCATGGGCTTTGCCTTTGATGGCGATGCCGATCGAATGCTGGCTGTCGATGGCCGCGGCCGAGTTGTCGATGGCGACCAGATCCTCTACCTCTGGGGCCAGGCGCTGATGGCCGAGGGCGCGCTACCGGAGAACCGGATCGTCGCCACGGTGATGAGCAACCTTGGCTTCGAGCGCGCCTGGCAAGCCCGCGGGGGGGTGCTCGAGCGCACCGCCGTCGGCGATCAATACGTGCATGCCGCCATGGAGGAGCTGGGGGCGTCCTTGGGCGGCGAACAGTCCGGCCACATCCTCTCGGCCCGCTACGGCATGAGCGGTGACGGCCTGCTGACGGCCTTGCAGGTGGCGAGTTTGATCCAGGCCCAGGGGGGATCGCTGAGTGACTGGCTGGATGGCAGCTTCCAGCCCTATCCCCAGAAATTGGTGAACGTCACCGTTCCCGATCGCAGCAAGCGCACCCGCTGGGAGACCTGCTTGCCCCTGCTGCAGGAGGTTCAGGCCGCCGAAGCGGCGATGGCTGGCAGCGGGCGTGTCTTGGTGCGGGCCAGTGGCACCGAGCCGTTGTTGCGGGTGATGGTGGAGGCAGCGGAACAGGCGGATGTCGACCATTGGAGTCGCCATCTGGCGGAGCTCGCCGATCAGCACCTCAACGCCGCCTGA
- the thyX gene encoding FAD-dependent thymidylate synthase, with product MKRFRVELIAATPNPQQCVYAGMHQDYSEGFVAADRAEWPDETRAGEICVKRLLAGERGHYGPLEHAQIVLNVGWFPHSVMQQARTHRVGVSFDVQSMRYTGDRICRAANGELELEEVFYLRPEGQYSDRQGKKYTYTADERQKDLALCQVAAERYRDMLAAGFAEEHARGILPFDYRQHFVVSFSLRAFLHFMDLRAKLDAQEEIRVLCDLMWPHLQAWAPEIAAWYEKSRLHKARLAP from the coding sequence ATGAAACGCTTTCGGGTTGAGCTGATTGCAGCGACCCCCAACCCCCAGCAGTGCGTCTATGCGGGGATGCACCAGGACTACAGCGAAGGGTTTGTGGCGGCTGACCGGGCGGAGTGGCCGGACGAGACCCGCGCCGGCGAGATCTGTGTCAAGCGTCTCCTCGCCGGAGAGCGCGGTCACTACGGGCCGCTCGAGCACGCCCAGATCGTGCTCAACGTGGGCTGGTTTCCCCACTCCGTCATGCAACAGGCCCGCACCCACCGGGTGGGGGTGAGCTTTGACGTCCAATCGATGCGCTACACGGGCGATCGGATCTGCCGTGCGGCCAACGGCGAATTGGAACTGGAAGAGGTCTTTTACCTGCGCCCTGAAGGCCAGTACAGCGATCGCCAAGGCAAGAAGTACACCTACACGGCGGACGAGCGGCAAAAGGATCTCGCCCTCTGCCAAGTGGCTGCGGAGCGCTACCGCGACATGCTCGCGGCTGGCTTCGCGGAGGAGCATGCCCGCGGGATCCTGCCCTTCGATTACCGCCAGCACTTCGTCGTCAGCTTCTCGTTACGGGCCTTCCTGCACTTCATGGACCTGCGGGCCAAGCTCGACGCCCAGGAAGAGATCCGGGTGCTCTGCGATCTGATGTGGCCGCACCTCCAGGCCTGGGCACCGGAAATTGCCGCTTGGTACGAGAAGAGCCGGCTGCACAAAGCACGCCTGGCGCCGTAG
- a CDS encoding N-acetylglucosamine kinase, whose product MAEGQLLAGFDAGQTHTNCKLAWLKPNGELSPIAQGQGPGVRHLAAPGGEACFRDALQQSLSDARQVAGLPDDQPLAAAGVGASGIERGNTIQSQGEALAAAALKLPLASVQVSGDEHTALLGALGDEPGVLVISGTGCIALGQTGCGRWHRTGGWGWLLDGAGSAMDLGRDGLAVSVQMADGRLRETALKNQLWQALGVRTPQELKAAVVAEGFGAAGFARLAPVVDASARSGDPHARVIVERSAQALAQMVSSIAATLELPTPRVCCSGGAITHLLTLRQAFAADLAQRCSGASLAASKGDACDGALRLAVQAALRC is encoded by the coding sequence ATGGCTGAGGGTCAGCTGTTGGCGGGCTTTGATGCCGGCCAAACCCACACCAACTGCAAGCTCGCCTGGCTCAAACCCAATGGAGAGCTGAGCCCGATCGCCCAGGGCCAAGGACCGGGGGTTCGCCATCTGGCCGCCCCAGGCGGTGAAGCCTGTTTCCGCGACGCCCTGCAGCAGAGCCTCAGCGATGCGCGCCAGGTGGCCGGACTGCCGGACGATCAGCCCCTGGCCGCAGCCGGCGTGGGGGCCAGCGGCATTGAGCGGGGCAACACGATCCAGAGCCAAGGGGAAGCCTTGGCCGCTGCCGCACTCAAGCTGCCGCTGGCCTCGGTGCAGGTCAGCGGCGATGAACACACCGCCCTACTCGGGGCCCTGGGCGATGAGCCCGGTGTTCTGGTGATTAGCGGCACCGGCTGCATCGCCCTCGGCCAAACAGGCTGCGGGCGCTGGCACCGCACTGGCGGCTGGGGCTGGCTCCTCGATGGAGCGGGCTCAGCGATGGATCTCGGCCGGGATGGCCTAGCGGTCAGCGTCCAAATGGCCGACGGTCGGCTCAGGGAAACCGCACTGAAAAACCAGCTCTGGCAAGCCCTTGGAGTGCGTACTCCCCAGGAGCTGAAGGCCGCCGTGGTCGCCGAGGGATTTGGAGCCGCAGGCTTTGCCCGGCTCGCTCCGGTCGTGGACGCGAGTGCCCGCAGCGGCGATCCCCATGCCCGGGTCATCGTCGAGCGCTCCGCCCAGGCCCTCGCCCAAATGGTCAGCAGCATCGCCGCCACCCTGGAGCTACCAACACCGCGGGTGTGTTGCAGCGGCGGCGCGATCACGCACCTGCTGACGCTGCGTCAGGCCTTTGCCGCGGATCTGGCGCAACGCTGCTCCGGCGCAAGCTTGGCGGCGTCCAAGGGCGATGCCTGTGATGGAGCCCTGCGGCTCGCCGTTCAGGCGGCGTTGAGGTGCTGA
- a CDS encoding thioredoxin domain-containing protein — protein MESNTATLGRRERILLAAVAALLALGLFLLRGGLSPAAPLDKLARQSLEPAVALSNGRPSVIEFYADWCEACQAMAPAMERVEGEHHGQLDVVLLNVDNPRWQPEVDRYDVNGIPQLEFFAADGTPVGRAIGARTQDELEALTTALISGSPLPAMAGVAETSVLKPAESTAMAGPRSHS, from the coding sequence GTGGAGAGCAACACAGCAACCCTGGGACGGCGCGAACGCATACTGCTGGCCGCCGTGGCGGCCCTGCTCGCCCTCGGGCTCTTCCTGCTTCGGGGGGGGCTCTCACCGGCCGCACCTCTCGACAAACTGGCGCGCCAATCGCTTGAACCCGCCGTCGCCCTCAGCAACGGACGTCCAAGCGTGATCGAGTTCTACGCCGACTGGTGCGAAGCCTGCCAAGCCATGGCCCCAGCGATGGAGCGGGTGGAGGGCGAACACCACGGCCAACTCGATGTGGTGCTGCTCAATGTCGACAACCCCCGCTGGCAACCGGAGGTGGATCGCTACGACGTCAACGGGATCCCTCAGCTGGAGTTCTTCGCTGCCGATGGCACTCCCGTTGGCCGCGCCATTGGGGCCCGCACGCAGGACGAATTGGAAGCCCTGACCACCGCTCTGATCAGCGGGTCGCCCCTGCCCGCCATGGCTGGCGTCGCTGAGACGAGCGTGTTGAAGCCTGCCGAGTCCACCGCGATGGCAGGCCCTCGCAGCCACAGCTGA